Proteins from a single region of Gemmatirosa kalamazoonensis:
- a CDS encoding ArsR/SmtB family transcription factor, producing the protein MAQSAVADEVFHALANPTRRRVLERLSVGPASVSELAAPFDMQLPSFVQHLSVLERSRLIKSKKRGRVRTYEIAPERFKVAEDWLAARRQLWEARLDRFDQYVKQLKAKESES; encoded by the coding sequence ATGGCTCAATCCGCAGTCGCTGACGAAGTCTTTCACGCGCTGGCCAACCCCACTCGGCGGAGAGTCCTGGAGCGACTGTCGGTCGGACCGGCCTCCGTCAGCGAGCTGGCGGCACCGTTCGACATGCAGCTCCCGTCGTTCGTGCAGCACCTCTCGGTGCTCGAGCGCAGCCGGCTGATCAAGTCGAAGAAGCGCGGGCGCGTGCGGACGTACGAGATCGCGCCCGAGCGGTTCAAGGTCGCGGAAGACTGGCTGGCCGCGCGTCGCCAGCTGTGGGAGGCTCGACTGGACCGGTTCGACCAATACGTCAAGCAACTCAAGGCCAAGGAATCCGAATCATGA
- a CDS encoding phosphodiester glycosidase family protein: MTPLRLALAAALLAASAAPREVPNDRLRVRGADGAWRTWWTRGAAPSRWAGPDAALAAAVRWRAARPGLDWGELVLAADVGAALPALRVRVIVARVDPSRVALALHAAARPSGGAGPWDLDAAPADAALALNAGQFTDAGPWGWVVHRGREIQAPGAGPLSAALVIDDRGRARVVPADSIAELRASGSAAEAVQSYPALLDGDGTLPAALRAPGRGVDLAHRDARLAACELRDGRLLVALTRFDAGVGDALGGVPLGLTVPETAALVGALGCRRAVMLDGGLSAQLLVRDAEGRTHRWEGLRRVPLGLVGASR, encoded by the coding sequence GTGACGCCGCTCCGCCTCGCGCTCGCCGCCGCGCTCCTGGCCGCGTCGGCGGCGCCGCGCGAGGTGCCTAACGATCGGCTCCGCGTGCGCGGCGCGGACGGCGCGTGGCGCACGTGGTGGACGCGCGGCGCGGCACCGTCGCGGTGGGCGGGGCCCGACGCGGCGCTCGCCGCCGCGGTGCGATGGCGCGCCGCGCGCCCGGGGCTCGACTGGGGCGAGCTCGTGCTCGCCGCCGACGTGGGTGCCGCGCTCCCCGCGCTCCGCGTGCGCGTGATCGTCGCGCGCGTCGACCCGTCGCGCGTCGCGCTCGCGCTCCACGCCGCGGCGCGCCCCAGCGGCGGCGCGGGGCCGTGGGATCTCGACGCGGCACCGGCCGACGCCGCGCTCGCGCTGAACGCGGGTCAGTTCACCGACGCCGGCCCGTGGGGCTGGGTCGTGCACCGCGGGCGCGAGATCCAGGCGCCGGGCGCGGGCCCGCTCTCGGCCGCGCTCGTGATCGACGACCGCGGCCGCGCGCGCGTCGTGCCCGCGGATTCGATCGCCGAGCTGCGCGCCTCGGGCAGCGCGGCGGAGGCGGTGCAATCGTACCCCGCGCTGCTCGACGGCGACGGCACGCTGCCCGCCGCGCTGCGCGCGCCCGGCCGCGGCGTGGACCTCGCGCACCGCGATGCACGCCTCGCCGCGTGCGAGCTGCGCGACGGTCGGCTGCTCGTCGCCCTCACGCGCTTCGATGCCGGCGTCGGCGACGCGCTCGGCGGCGTGCCGTTAGGCCTCACGGTGCCCGAGACGGCGGCGCTCGTGGGCGCCCTCGGCTGCCGCCGCGCGGTGATGCTCGACGGCGGGCTCTCGGCGCAGCTGCTCGTGCGCGATGCCGAGGGGCGCACGCATCGGTGGGAGGGGCTGCGCCGGGTGCCGCTCGGGCTGGTGGGGGCGTCGCGTTAG
- a CDS encoding SRPBCC family protein, with translation MSTQLTIDPKLDFAIERFIDAPTRLVWDALTKPEHIKEWYMPRAWGRVARTELDARPGGIFSIDIVVGDGQEVPNVGCVLEVVPMQRLVWTAMLFPGYRPAVFDDIPITAIMTMESVGTGTRYVFTALHRNEADLENNKTSGFYEGTQIAVDQLVAHVMAMKQKASA, from the coding sequence ATGAGCACGCAACTCACGATCGACCCGAAGCTCGATTTCGCCATCGAACGGTTCATCGACGCGCCCACGCGGCTCGTCTGGGACGCGCTGACGAAGCCGGAGCACATCAAGGAGTGGTACATGCCGAGGGCGTGGGGGCGTGTGGCGCGCACCGAGCTGGACGCGCGACCGGGCGGCATCTTCAGCATCGACATCGTGGTGGGAGACGGTCAGGAGGTGCCCAACGTCGGCTGCGTCCTCGAGGTCGTGCCGATGCAGCGGCTCGTCTGGACCGCGATGCTGTTCCCCGGCTACCGCCCGGCCGTCTTCGACGACATTCCGATCACCGCCATCATGACGATGGAGAGCGTCGGCACCGGCACGCGCTACGTCTTCACGGCGCTGCACCGGAACGAGGCGGATCTCGAGAACAACAAGACGTCGGGCTTCTACGAGGGTACCCAGATCGCCGTCGATCAGCTCGTGGCGCACGTGATGGCGATGAAGCAGAAGGCGTCGGCCTAA
- a CDS encoding YciI family protein, with translation MNIADARQVPSGVFLYTLRPARLAMLTDGPTAEEQAMAARHWTYSQELLARGVLVFAGRTLARDASSFAFAVIRAPSADAARAVAEGDPAVAGGVFAAEVHAFQPMLMGDWPLEAATVPPAA, from the coding sequence ATGAACATCGCGGATGCTCGGCAGGTACCGTCCGGCGTCTTCCTCTACACGCTGCGCCCCGCGCGTCTCGCGATGCTCACCGACGGCCCGACGGCGGAGGAGCAGGCGATGGCCGCGCGGCACTGGACGTACTCGCAGGAGCTGCTCGCGCGCGGCGTGCTGGTGTTCGCCGGGCGCACGCTGGCACGCGATGCGTCCAGCTTCGCGTTCGCCGTGATCCGCGCGCCGTCGGCCGACGCGGCGCGGGCCGTCGCCGAGGGCGATCCGGCCGTCGCGGGCGGCGTCTTCGCGGCCGAGGTCCATGCGTTCCAGCCGATGCTGATGGGAGACTGGCCGCTGGAGGCGGCGACCGTTCCACCCGCGGCCTGA